The proteins below come from a single Methanothrix thermoacetophila PT genomic window:
- a CDS encoding LysE family transporter, with amino-acid sequence MNILEMLVVAFAIGLTGALAPGPTLVATVNSSLKNGWTSGPKVSIGHAFVEMLIFILILLGLSGAADTYRVPIAVIGGTALMVFGALTLRGASNASISEGSEISSNPYIAGALTSAANPYFWIWWLSVGSAMLLDGLRGGFLLAAAFMIGHWGADFGWYTLVSASIDRGKSILSERGYRYVLTACGIFLILFGLYYLSGVIHWMVVD; translated from the coding sequence ATGAATATACTGGAGATGCTTGTCGTCGCGTTTGCCATCGGGCTCACAGGCGCTCTCGCGCCAGGGCCAACTCTTGTTGCAACCGTGAACAGCTCCCTGAAGAACGGCTGGACCTCAGGGCCAAAGGTATCAATCGGCCATGCATTTGTTGAGATGCTGATTTTCATACTGATACTCCTGGGTCTCAGCGGTGCTGCAGATACATACAGAGTCCCGATAGCGGTGATCGGAGGTACAGCGCTAATGGTCTTCGGAGCGCTGACTCTGCGAGGGGCGAGCAATGCATCCATATCAGAGGGCTCCGAGATCTCCTCGAACCCATACATCGCCGGAGCCCTGACGAGCGCGGCCAATCCATACTTCTGGATATGGTGGCTCTCCGTCGGCTCTGCCATGCTCCTCGACGGACTGAGAGGAGGATTTCTGCTGGCTGCAGCATTCATGATAGGCCACTGGGGTGCTGACTTCGGCTGGTACACGCTCGTATCTGCGAGCATAGACAGAGGCAAGAGCATTCTCTCAGAGAGAGGGTACAGGTACGTCCTCACAGCATGTGGCATCTTCCTGATCCTCTTCGGCCTGTACTATCTCAGCGGTGTGATCCACTGGATGGTGGTAGATTGA
- a CDS encoding stage II sporulation protein M, which translates to MKGTIEYLRSIRGYILISVILFFASAASGFTAAEQNPEIAEEWLKELEMLKWITDLPPLMILILIFAKNLLACAMAVLLGMGAGVVPVLVAISNGILVGMVAYQVVHKEGILYLLAGILPHGIVELPTVLVSIAIGMRLGHLFLMTIIDGDGDLGEEARAAVSFLIYRVAPLLFVAAVIETFITPLAISLASR; encoded by the coding sequence TTGAAAGGAACAATCGAATACCTGAGATCCATCAGAGGCTATATCCTGATATCAGTAATTCTCTTCTTCGCGTCCGCTGCATCTGGATTCACAGCGGCTGAACAGAATCCAGAGATCGCGGAGGAGTGGCTGAAGGAGCTGGAGATGCTGAAGTGGATCACGGATCTGCCTCCGCTCATGATACTGATCCTGATATTTGCAAAGAACCTTCTGGCATGCGCGATGGCCGTGCTTCTCGGAATGGGCGCAGGCGTGGTGCCTGTTCTTGTCGCCATATCCAATGGCATTCTTGTGGGCATGGTGGCATACCAGGTCGTTCATAAAGAGGGGATTCTTTATCTGCTGGCGGGAATCCTGCCTCACGGAATAGTGGAGCTCCCAACGGTGCTGGTGAGCATAGCGATCGGCATGCGGCTTGGCCACCTCTTTCTCATGACCATAATTGATGGAGATGGTGATCTGGGAGAGGAGGCGCGCGCTGCTGTCAGCTTCCTGATTTACAGAGTTGCTCCACTGCTGTTCGTCGCGGCAGTGATTGAAACATTTATCACACCCCTCGCAATATCCCTTGCATCCCGGTAG
- the proS gene encoding proline--tRNA ligase — protein sequence MTKKEERDAKLPPKSNFSEWYHELLRSAEIVDVRYPVKGMSVWYPFGFALRSHVYQIIKELLDVDHYETQFPLLIPETEFMKEAEHIKGFEDEVYWVTHGGRDPLDIKLALRPTSETAIYPMLKLWIRSHADLPLRIYQIVNTFRYETKHTRPLIRLREITSFKEAHTAHATWEEAAMQVEIAIQRYIEFYRRLAIPCLVSKRPSWDKFPGADYSIALDVIMPDGRTLQVGTAHLLGTNFAKTYEITYEDEHGEQRYVNQTCYGISERCIAALIAVHGDDKGLVLPWRVAPVQVVIVPIIFGEREPIIEVCRSIASTLAGRNIRVRLDDGDERPGAKFYKWEMRGVPVRIEIGPRDIKNGVVTIVRRDGVRKTLPMDERLVDAILIEAEELQTVLYNRAKEFMDSKIKLVSSLDEARSQVQSGVARVPWCGSVECGHALEDQIGANLLGEPRGDELPPMRCLVCGRESTGSTYMARQY from the coding sequence ATGACAAAAAAAGAGGAGAGAGATGCGAAGCTCCCCCCAAAATCGAACTTCAGCGAATGGTATCATGAGCTTTTGAGGAGCGCGGAGATAGTCGATGTCAGGTATCCTGTGAAGGGGATGAGCGTCTGGTACCCGTTTGGCTTTGCTCTCAGGAGCCATGTCTACCAGATAATAAAAGAACTTCTTGATGTCGATCATTACGAGACGCAGTTCCCTCTGCTCATCCCAGAGACCGAGTTCATGAAGGAGGCAGAGCACATAAAGGGCTTTGAGGATGAAGTCTACTGGGTGACACATGGAGGCAGGGATCCCCTGGACATCAAGCTGGCGCTGCGTCCGACTAGCGAGACCGCGATATATCCGATGCTCAAGCTCTGGATACGATCGCATGCAGATCTCCCCCTCAGAATATACCAGATAGTCAACACATTCCGCTACGAGACGAAGCACACGCGCCCCCTCATCCGCCTCAGGGAGATAACGTCGTTCAAGGAGGCTCACACCGCGCACGCCACCTGGGAGGAGGCGGCGATGCAGGTTGAGATTGCTATCCAGAGGTACATCGAGTTCTACAGGCGCCTTGCAATTCCATGCCTGGTGAGCAAGCGGCCGTCGTGGGACAAGTTCCCGGGAGCGGATTACTCGATAGCACTGGATGTGATAATGCCCGACGGGAGAACCCTCCAGGTCGGTACGGCGCATCTTCTCGGAACAAACTTCGCAAAGACGTACGAGATAACATACGAGGATGAGCATGGAGAGCAGAGGTACGTCAATCAGACATGTTATGGAATTTCTGAGAGATGCATAGCGGCTCTCATAGCGGTTCATGGCGATGATAAGGGTCTGGTTTTGCCCTGGAGGGTTGCGCCCGTGCAGGTTGTCATTGTGCCGATCATATTCGGGGAGAGGGAGCCGATAATAGAGGTATGCAGGTCGATCGCTTCAACTCTGGCAGGCAGGAACATAAGGGTCAGGCTGGACGATGGAGATGAGCGTCCTGGTGCGAAGTTCTACAAGTGGGAGATGCGCGGCGTTCCGGTGAGGATAGAGATAGGCCCCAGGGACATCAAAAACGGCGTTGTGACCATCGTCAGAAGGGATGGTGTGAGAAAGACCCTGCCCATGGATGAGAGGCTCGTGGATGCGATTCTCATAGAGGCTGAGGAGTTACAAACCGTTCTCTACAACCGCGCGAAGGAGTTCATGGACTCGAAGATAAAACTCGTATCCTCCCTGGATGAGGCGAGGTCGCAGGTGCAGTCCGGTGTCGCCAGGGTTCCGTGGTGTGGATCTGTGGAGTGTGGGCATGCTCTTGAGGACCAGATCGGCGCGAATCTGCTCGGTGAGCCAAGAGGGGATGAGCTACCGCCCATGCGCTGTCTCGTATGCGGCAGGGAGTCCACAGGGTCGACGTACATGGCCAGGCAGTACTGA
- a CDS encoding ATP-grasp domain-containing protein gives MKILIAEYAVATGLGGTYKTEGRAMLSTIARSFVRCGHRVVYPTSGPVVDAGVPVLLEGGDLKGFLSSVDADAGLIVAPDPLAPDLIEAVESRMVNLGSGREVARLCADKLECTLTLKRAGVPVADIVETPECECNVYVVKPRFGCGSEGVVISSFPNAPEGCIATRYVEGVHLSASFIRGRDRFLPLTINGQIIEMKGSRFGYAGSQVPYRSPRAREIWDVVRRAAEALGLKGYAGIDLIVGDLPRIVDVNARLTTSIVGCARVVRWELADLILRASFGGLPESVEVDGEITFRLDEL, from the coding sequence ATGAAGATATTGATAGCTGAGTATGCGGTCGCCACAGGCCTTGGTGGAACATACAAGACCGAGGGCAGGGCGATGCTCTCGACGATAGCCCGGAGCTTTGTGAGGTGCGGTCACAGGGTGGTTTACCCCACATCCGGGCCAGTGGTAGATGCCGGCGTTCCGGTGCTTCTTGAGGGTGGCGACCTTAAGGGATTTTTAAGCTCAGTCGATGCAGATGCGGGATTGATCGTGGCACCCGATCCCCTTGCTCCAGATCTGATTGAGGCTGTGGAGAGCAGGATGGTCAATCTGGGATCAGGTAGGGAGGTTGCGCGGCTCTGCGCTGACAAGCTCGAGTGCACGCTGACCCTGAAGAGGGCTGGTGTGCCCGTGGCAGATATTGTTGAAACTCCTGAATGTGAATGCAACGTGTATGTCGTGAAGCCCAGATTCGGGTGTGGCTCAGAGGGAGTGGTCATATCCTCGTTCCCCAACGCGCCAGAGGGCTGCATCGCGACCAGGTACGTTGAGGGCGTGCACCTCAGCGCCAGCTTCATAAGAGGAAGAGATCGGTTCCTGCCGCTCACAATAAACGGGCAGATAATAGAGATGAAAGGTAGCAGGTTCGGCTATGCCGGGAGCCAGGTGCCGTACAGATCTCCGAGGGCAAGGGAGATATGGGATGTGGTGAGGAGGGCTGCAGAGGCGCTTGGATTGAAGGGGTACGCGGGAATCGATCTGATCGTGGGAGATCTTCCCAGAATCGTGGATGTGAATGCGCGACTGACAACATCGATCGTCGGTTGCGCTAGGGTTGTCAGATGGGAGCTGGCTGACCTCATACTCAGGGCGAGCTTTGGCGGACTGCCGGAGAGCGTGGAAGTGGATGGAGAGATAACCTTCAGGCTGGATGAGCTCTAG
- a CDS encoding preprotein translocase subunit Sec61beta, translating to MAKKKGEGPGLMSSAGLMRYFESEETSIKLDPKMVIGAGIASGVAIMALNITFGLWP from the coding sequence ATGGCGAAGAAGAAAGGCGAGGGGCCTGGCCTCATGTCGTCGGCCGGCCTGATGCGGTACTTCGAGTCTGAGGAGACCTCGATAAAGCTCGACCCGAAGATGGTCATTGGCGCTGGTATAGCATCCGGGGTCGCGATAATGGCATTAAACATAACCTTCGGGCTCTGGCCCTAG
- the fhcD gene encoding formylmethanofuran--tetrahydromethanopterin N-formyltransferase, protein MEINGVEIDDTFAEAFPIKIGRVLITAISERWALEAAREATGFGTSVIMCPAEAGIECIVPSTETPDGRPGVYIQICNMSWKSLETSLLARIGQCVLTAPTTAVFNGLPEAEKQFDTGKKLGYFGDGYQCEIKYCNRNFCKIPIMEGDFLVEETIGAVDGIAGGNFYILGQNQPAALMAAEAAVDAISKLRGTITPFPGGVVASGSKVGSRYKFLKASTNVAFCPSLKEQGVCALPENVTAGYEIVINGISREAIEEAMRVGIRAACTVPGVLRISAGNFGGKLGPHQFHLHRILD, encoded by the coding sequence ATGGAGATTAATGGTGTGGAGATAGATGATACGTTCGCGGAGGCATTCCCGATAAAGATAGGGAGGGTGCTTATAACCGCGATAAGTGAGCGCTGGGCGCTTGAGGCGGCGCGTGAGGCCACGGGCTTCGGGACCTCTGTGATAATGTGCCCCGCCGAGGCTGGTATCGAATGCATCGTTCCGAGCACCGAGACGCCCGACGGGAGGCCGGGAGTGTACATACAGATATGTAACATGAGCTGGAAGAGCCTGGAGACGTCGCTCCTGGCACGCATAGGCCAGTGTGTCCTCACAGCTCCCACGACAGCAGTATTCAACGGTCTGCCAGAGGCAGAGAAGCAGTTCGACACGGGAAAGAAGCTCGGCTACTTCGGAGATGGATACCAGTGCGAGATCAAGTACTGCAACAGGAATTTCTGCAAGATCCCCATCATGGAGGGAGATTTTCTGGTGGAAGAAACGATCGGGGCTGTGGATGGGATAGCCGGTGGCAACTTCTACATTCTCGGGCAGAACCAGCCTGCTGCGCTCATGGCCGCTGAGGCCGCGGTCGATGCGATAAGCAAGCTCAGAGGGACGATAACGCCGTTCCCCGGAGGCGTGGTAGCGAGCGGCTCCAAGGTCGGGAGCAGGTACAAATTCCTGAAGGCCTCTACGAATGTGGCGTTCTGTCCCAGCCTGAAGGAGCAGGGTGTCTGCGCGCTTCCTGAGAACGTCACCGCAGGGTACGAGATCGTGATCAACGGGATAAGCAGGGAGGCGATCGAGGAAGCGATGCGCGTCGGGATCAGAGCTGCATGCACCGTGCCGGGCGTGCTCAGGATATCCGCGGGGAACTTCGGTGGGAAGCTGGGGCCGCATCAGTTCCATCTGCACAGGATACTTGATTGA
- a CDS encoding IMP cyclohydrolase: MYVGRIVAVGCSGDAVWVGYRVSSRSFPNRRATASGSSVFVHPVDPSDVLKNPYITYPCIRASNDFAVVSNGDHTDMIFDRIEDGSGPLDAVALSLVAYGYERDDLRTPRIAGVVSGRSAVLGIAAHDEIRVRKIELQDGDAWMVATYEKTGFEPVSMEGASASSIARSLFGLPFERPVCSAAAFRRDDGFELAVYNPR; the protein is encoded by the coding sequence GTGTACGTCGGGAGAATAGTCGCAGTCGGCTGCTCCGGCGATGCGGTCTGGGTGGGATACAGGGTCTCATCCAGATCCTTCCCAAACCGCAGGGCAACAGCATCCGGATCCTCGGTATTCGTCCATCCTGTAGACCCATCTGATGTCCTGAAGAATCCATACATAACATATCCATGCATAAGAGCCTCGAATGATTTCGCGGTCGTATCTAACGGAGATCACACGGACATGATATTCGACCGGATCGAGGACGGGTCAGGACCTCTGGACGCGGTGGCCCTGAGCCTCGTGGCCTACGGTTACGAGAGGGACGATCTCCGGACGCCGAGAATTGCCGGCGTCGTCTCCGGGCGAAGCGCAGTTCTGGGGATTGCGGCACATGATGAGATCCGCGTCAGGAAGATCGAGCTTCAGGATGGAGATGCCTGGATGGTGGCTACATATGAGAAGACCGGGTTTGAGCCGGTATCCATGGAAGGGGCGAGCGCGTCGAGCATAGCGAGATCCCTCTTCGGCCTTCCATTCGAGCGCCCGGTGTGCTCTGCTGCTGCGTTCAGGAGGGATGATGGCTTTGAGCTTGCTGTGTACAATCCAAGGTGA
- a CDS encoding thiamine pyrophosphate-dependent enzyme, whose amino-acid sequence MEKLLAPGHRACAGCSMPTVINLVLDAAGPNTIVATPTGCIEVTTTPYPESAWRVPWIHSLFENAAAVASGIEAALNHFGKNHNVFVIAGDGSTLDIGMGCISGMFDRGHNVKYVCYDNEAYMNTGVQRSSSTPPCTSTTTTPSGKVSFGNPRPKKDMPAIAVAHRVPYVATASVAYPVDLRRKVKRAISIPGPAYIQVNAPCITGWSFEAGTTVEIARLAVETCLWPLYEYVNGELAGVKKIHVKRPVEDYLKAQGRYRHLFRMKGGDEMIRVLQRLADENARKFGLLYEGDVTCTSGE is encoded by the coding sequence ATGGAGAAGCTACTTGCACCCGGGCACAGGGCATGCGCAGGATGCTCAATGCCAACTGTGATCAATCTGGTCCTTGATGCTGCCGGACCCAACACGATAGTTGCAACGCCAACAGGATGCATCGAGGTGACGACGACACCCTATCCTGAGAGCGCCTGGAGGGTTCCGTGGATACACTCGCTCTTCGAGAATGCAGCGGCTGTCGCCTCTGGAATAGAGGCCGCTCTCAATCACTTCGGTAAGAATCATAATGTCTTCGTCATAGCCGGCGACGGCAGCACACTGGACATAGGCATGGGCTGCATATCCGGCATGTTCGATCGCGGGCACAATGTGAAGTACGTGTGTTATGATAACGAGGCGTACATGAACACAGGTGTGCAGAGAAGCAGCTCAACGCCCCCCTGCACATCAACGACGACCACGCCATCAGGAAAGGTCAGCTTCGGAAATCCAAGGCCGAAGAAGGACATGCCAGCCATAGCTGTCGCACACAGGGTGCCTTATGTCGCAACAGCCTCTGTCGCATATCCTGTGGACCTTAGGCGGAAGGTGAAGAGGGCCATATCGATTCCAGGGCCTGCATACATACAGGTAAACGCGCCATGCATCACAGGTTGGTCGTTCGAGGCCGGGACCACTGTGGAAATAGCACGGCTTGCGGTTGAGACATGCCTCTGGCCGCTCTACGAGTACGTCAACGGAGAGCTGGCCGGCGTCAAGAAGATTCACGTCAAGAGGCCCGTTGAGGATTACCTCAAGGCGCAGGGAAGGTACAGGCACCTCTTCCGCATGAAGGGTGGAGATGAGATGATCAGGGTCCTCCAGCGGCTGGCTGACGAGAATGCCCGGAAGTTCGGACTTCTGTATGAGGGAGATGTCACGTGTACGTCGGGAGAATAG
- the porA gene encoding pyruvate synthase subunit PorA — MKMIAKEEMSLKERMARMKVVEGSYAVAHAVKCCAPDVISAYPITPQTHIVEHLSQFVADGELDSEFLTVDSEFSAMSSLVGASAAGARCYSSTTSQGLALMWEVLYNAAGMRLPIVMTVANRALSAPLNIWNDQQDSVGARDSGWIQLYAEDVQEAADAIPQAYKIAEDPEILTPVMVCMDGFILTHVYEPVELLSVKDVERFLPPYRPEHILDPENPKTFGAFADPSYFTELRYMQWDAHRRALSKIETVAREFAEQFGRWYGGLIDTYHADDAEVIIVTMGSVIGTIKDCIDDIRSEGLKVGLVKIRSYRPFPTEAVRRALKDAEVVAVIEKDVTVGNEGALLTDLKAALYNTPTRVPVIGFPAGLGGRDITVRDIRRVVDRAIAARDRGIEAEMEFLSLREDLL; from the coding sequence ATGAAGATGATCGCCAAGGAAGAGATGAGCCTGAAGGAGAGAATGGCCAGGATGAAGGTCGTTGAGGGCTCATATGCAGTTGCACATGCAGTGAAGTGCTGCGCTCCCGATGTCATATCCGCATACCCAATAACACCTCAGACCCACATAGTCGAGCACCTCTCGCAGTTCGTCGCAGACGGCGAGCTGGACTCAGAGTTTCTCACCGTCGATTCTGAGTTCTCGGCGATGTCATCACTCGTCGGGGCGAGCGCCGCTGGAGCGAGATGCTACTCATCGACGACGAGCCAGGGGCTTGCCCTCATGTGGGAGGTGCTTTACAATGCAGCCGGTATGAGGCTGCCGATAGTGATGACCGTGGCGAACAGGGCGCTCAGCGCGCCTCTGAACATATGGAACGATCAGCAGGACAGCGTCGGCGCCCGGGACTCGGGATGGATTCAGCTTTACGCTGAGGATGTGCAGGAGGCGGCTGATGCTATACCCCAGGCGTACAAGATAGCGGAGGATCCTGAGATTTTGACGCCGGTGATGGTCTGCATGGATGGCTTCATACTCACCCATGTTTACGAGCCTGTGGAGCTTCTCAGTGTGAAGGATGTGGAGAGGTTCCTGCCGCCGTACAGGCCAGAGCACATTTTAGACCCGGAGAACCCGAAGACGTTCGGAGCGTTCGCGGATCCGTCTTACTTCACAGAGCTCAGATACATGCAGTGGGATGCCCACAGGCGTGCTCTCAGTAAGATAGAGACCGTCGCAAGGGAGTTCGCAGAGCAGTTCGGGCGGTGGTATGGGGGGCTGATAGATACATACCACGCGGATGATGCAGAGGTGATAATCGTAACGATGGGCTCTGTCATCGGAACGATCAAGGACTGCATAGATGATATACGCAGCGAGGGTCTGAAGGTTGGTCTTGTGAAGATCAGGAGCTACAGGCCCTTCCCGACCGAGGCTGTGAGAAGGGCGCTGAAGGATGCAGAGGTTGTTGCCGTCATAGAGAAGGATGTCACTGTCGGAAACGAGGGCGCGCTTCTCACAGACCTGAAGGCCGCGCTTTATAACACCCCGACAAGGGTTCCTGTGATAGGGTTCCCCGCAGGTCTCGGTGGAAGGGATATAACAGTCAGGGACATCCGCAGGGTTGTCGATAGGGCGATCGCAGCGCGCGACAGGGGAATTGAGGCGGAGATGGAGTTCCTCAGTCTGAGAGAGGATCTGCTTTAG
- a CDS encoding 4Fe-4S binding protein, which translates to MKITVAALTEPGSTIVNKTGAWRTFVPVVNHKRCIKCSLCEIYCPEGCIHQIDGLFVPDLDYCKGCGVCAHECPRKAIDMVLEEK; encoded by the coding sequence ATGAAGATAACAGTTGCAGCTCTGACGGAGCCAGGCAGCACTATTGTAAACAAGACCGGAGCGTGGCGCACATTCGTTCCGGTTGTGAATCACAAGAGATGCATAAAGTGCAGCCTCTGCGAGATTTACTGCCCTGAGGGGTGTATACATCAGATCGACGGACTGTTCGTTCCAGATCTGGATTACTGCAAGGGATGCGGGGTCTGCGCTCATGAGTGCCCCAGAAAGGCGATAGATATGGTCCTGGAGGAGAAATGA
- a CDS encoding pyruvate ferredoxin oxidoreductase subunit gamma: MKEIRFHGRGGQGAVTAAEMIAIAAFEDGRFSQAFPAFGVERRGAPVMAFARINDKPIRMRSQVYEPDYVIVQDVTLLDVVDVTGGLKSDGKIIINTDRDASALKLNTEAEVVTIDATRIAIDTLGRPIVNTTMLGAFCGATKEVKLESLEKSILTRFSGSLGEKNIQAVRTAYERVVR, encoded by the coding sequence GTGAAGGAGATAAGGTTCCACGGGCGAGGAGGGCAGGGAGCGGTCACCGCTGCTGAGATGATCGCCATCGCGGCCTTCGAGGACGGCAGGTTCTCCCAGGCGTTTCCCGCCTTCGGGGTGGAGCGCAGAGGCGCCCCTGTGATGGCTTTCGCCAGGATTAATGACAAGCCAATACGCATGAGAAGCCAGGTGTACGAGCCGGATTACGTCATCGTGCAGGACGTCACGCTGCTCGATGTCGTCGATGTGACCGGCGGTTTGAAGTCGGATGGAAAAATAATAATAAATACTGACAGAGATGCCTCTGCGCTCAAACTGAATACAGAGGCTGAGGTGGTGACGATAGACGCGACTCGAATCGCCATCGATACTCTTGGGAGGCCGATAGTCAACACAACAATGCTCGGCGCATTCTGCGGGGCGACTAAAGAGGTGAAACTGGAGAGCCTGGAGAAGTCGATCCTCACCAGATTCTCGGGCAGTTTGGGTGAGAAGAACATTCAAGCCGTAAGAACAGCCTATGAGAGGGTTGTCAGATGA
- a CDS encoding secondary thiamine-phosphate synthase enzyme YjbQ encodes MIETRYIEFDTKGDADMVDITQMVVSAVRKSGMTDGIVVVFVPGATGAVTTIEYEPGLVADMRRALNRIAPEYEEYEHNRRWGDNNGHSHIRASLLGPSITVPLVNGELALGRWQQIVFLDMDNRPRRRRLVLQILGEMRSGR; translated from the coding sequence GGGTGATGCTGACATGGTGGACATCACCCAGATGGTCGTCAGCGCCGTCCGGAAGAGCGGAATGACTGATGGCATTGTGGTGGTCTTCGTGCCTGGCGCCACGGGCGCTGTGACGACGATCGAGTATGAGCCCGGGCTGGTCGCAGACATGCGCAGAGCACTCAATAGAATCGCCCCTGAGTATGAGGAGTACGAGCATAACCGGCGATGGGGGGATAACAACGGCCACTCTCACATCCGCGCATCGCTCCTCGGCCCGAGCATCACAGTGCCTCTGGTGAACGGCGAGCTCGCCCTTGGCAGATGGCAGCAGATAGTCTTTCTTGATATGGATAACAGACCGAGACGCAGAAGGCTGGTTCTTCAGATACTAGGAGAGATGAGATCGGGTCGATAA